The DNA segment GCCGGGGAACTGCGCGTAGACGCCCTCCTCCAGGGAGGGGTCGATCTCCTTGCACAGGGCGCGCAGCCGCGGGGAGTACAGGTCCGTCAGGTCGACGAAGTTGGCGCCGACGATCGGGGAGGTGGCCGTCAGGTTCAGGTGATCGCTGATCAGCACCGGCTGGCCGGGGCGCATGCCCTCGCGCAGACCGCCGCAGCCGTTGGTGAGCACGATGGTCTTGCAGCCGGCGGCGACGGCCGTACGGACGCCGTGCGCGACGGCGGCCACCCCGCGGCCCTCGTAGTAGTGCGTGCGGCCGAGGAAGACCAGCGCGCGCTTGTCACCGAAGGAGTACGAGCGGATCTTTCCGCCGTGCCCCTCGACCGCCGGCGGCGGGAAGCCGGGCAGCTCGGTGACCTGGAACTCGGCGTCGGGCGCGCCCAGGGCGTCGACGGCCGGAGCCCAGCCGGAGCCCATCACGAGGGCGACGTCGTGGGTCTCGGCGCCCGTGAGCTCGCGCAGGCGCGCGGCGGCGGCGTCGGCGGCCGCATAGGGGTCGCCCTGGATGTCGTCCGGAAGGAGAGATGCGTTCACGTCGACGAGGGTAGCCGGTCTTCGCCTACGCGCGTAGATGACAGAGCCCATGGGTTTGCGATCGTTGTCATGCGGTTTCTGGCAGGCGGTGGGCAAAGGGCCGCCGGTCAGCAGGGGCGTTTGCGGAGTTCCATCACATAGTCGTGGGGCGCCCCCGCGGACTCGGCCGCGTCCGCGATCTCTCCGAGGTAGCGGGCCGAGGGCAGGCCGCCCTCGTAGCCGTTGAGGACGTACGCCCAGGCCGGCTCCTCGCCGTCCAGCGTGTGCGCGCGCACCCGCACGCGCCGGTAGATGCCGAGGCCGACGCCCTCCCACCGGTCCAGCGACTCCTCGTCCGCCGGCGTGAGGTCGTACAGACCGACGAAGACCTGCGCCCCGGGCCCCTCGACGAGTGTCGCCAGCGCGCCCTCCCAGCCCAGCTGCTCGCCCCCGAAGGTCAGCCGCCAGCCGTTCAGCCAGCCGATGGCGCGCAGCGGGGAATGCGGGGCGCGGCGGGACATCAGCCGCGCGTCGAGGTTGCCGGCGTACGCGGCATAGAGCGACATGGGGGAGAGGGTACGGCAGTGGGAACTCCCGTATCCCACGCCTCAGAGGTCTCTTCCTCCCCATGGCCGTGCCCCCGGGGAGTGACCCGTTCGAGGGTGCGGGACAATGGGGGACGTGACTCGGATCGTGATCATCGGTGGCGGACCCGGCGGATACGAGGCGGCCCTCACGGCCGCCCAGCTCGGCGCGGAGGTGACCGTCGTGGACTGCGACGGTCTGGGCGGGGCGTCGGTGCTGACCGACTGCGTGCCGTCGAAGACCCTCATCGCCACGGCCGAGGTGATGACCACCTTCGACTCCTCCTACGAGGAACTGGGCATCATCGTCGCCGACGACACCCCGCACGTCGAACAGGCGGCCCGGGTGGTCGGCGTGGACCTCGGCAAGGTCAACCGCCGTGTGAAGCGCCTCGCGCTCGCCCAGTCGCACGACATCACCGCCTCCGTGACGCGGGCCGGCGCCCGGGTCATGCGCGGCCGCGGCCGGCTGGAGGGCATGCAGGCCCTCGACGGCTCCCGCAAGGTCGTCGTCACGGCCGCCGACGGCACCGAGGAGACCCTCGTCGCCGACGCCGTCCTCATCGCCACCGGCGGTCACCCGCGCGAGGTGCCCGACGCCCAGCCCGACGGTGAGCGCATCCTGAACTGGACGCAGGTCTACGACCTCACCGAGCTGCCGGAAGAGCTGATCGTGGTCGGCTCCGGCGTCACCGGCGCCGAGTTCGCCGGCGCCTACCAGGCGCTCGGCTCCAAGGTCACCCTGGTCTCCTCCCGCGACCGCGTGCTGCCGGGCGAGGACCCCGACGCCGCCGCCGTCCTGGAGGACGTCTTCCGGCGCCGCGGCATGAACGTCATGGCCCGCTCCCGCGCCCAGTCCGCCAAGCGGGTCGGCGACCGCGTCGAGGTCACCCTCGCCGACGGCCGCGTGATCAGTGGCAGCCACTGCCTCATGGCCGTCGGTGCCATCCCGAACAGCGCGGGGCTGGGGCTGGAGGAGGCCGGCGTCAGGCTGAAGGAGTCCGGGCACATCTGGACCGACCGGGTGTCGCGCACCAGCGCCCCCGGCGTCTACGCGGCCGGCGACGTCACCGGTGTCTTCGCCCTCGCCTCCGTGGCCGCGATGCAGGGGCGCATCGCGATGTACCACTTCCTCGGCGACACGGTGAGCCCGCTCAACCTCAAGACCGTCTCCTCGAACGTCTTCACCGACCCCGAGATCGCCACCGTCGGCTACACGCAGGCGGACGTCGACGCGGGCAAGATCGAGGCGCGGGCCGTGAAGCTGCCGCTGCTGCGCAACCCGCGCGCGAAGATGCAGGGCATCCGGGACGGCTTCGTGAAGATCTTCTGCCGTCCGGGCACCGGGATCGTCGTCGGCGGCGTGGTCGTCGCGCCGCGGGCGTCGGAACTCATCCACCCCATCTCGATCGCCGTCGACAACAACCTGACGGTCGAACAGATCGCGAACGCGTTCACGGTCTACCCGTCCCTCTCGGGGTCGATCGCCGAGGTGGCGCGCCAGCTGCACGGGCGCAAGGCGAGCGCGGAGGCCTGACGGCGGGCCTGCGCGGACACGGACTCCCCGTCGGTCACGGGGAGTTGTCGCGCATGCGTGCGGCATAGGCGGGTGGGTTAACTCCTATACCACCCCGCACCCGCCCTTGCGAACAACTTCTGTTATTCGGCGCAAACTGCTGAAAGCAGACGGTCGTTGGGGTTACTGTCAGTTTCGTGTTCGCTGCAGAACGTCGCCAATTGATCCTCGAAATGGTGCGAGCGAACGGGGCCGTGTCGCTCCGTGAACTCGCCCGCGTCGTCCAGACCTCCGAAGTGACCGTGCGGCGCGATGTGCGCGCACTGGAGGCAGAAGGACTCCTCGACCGCCGGCACGGCGGTGCGGTACTGCCGGGCGGATTCACGCGGGAGTCCGGCTTTCCGCAGAAGTCCCATCTCGCGACCGCGGAGAAGACGGCCATCGCCGACCTCGCCGCGGGCCTCGTCGAAGAGGGCGAGGCCATCGTGGTCGGGGCGGGTACGACCACGCAGGAGCTGGCCCGCCGGCTCGCGCGGGTACCCGGTCTGACCGTCGTCACCAACTCCCTCCTGGTCGCCCAGGCGCTCGCCCACGCCAACCGCGTGGAGGTCGTGATGACCGGCGGTACGCTGCGCGGCTCCAACTACGCGCTGGTCGGCTCCGGTGCCGAGCAGTCCCTGCAGGGGCTGAGGGTCTCGAAGGCCTTCCTCTCCGGCAGTGGCCTGACCGCCGAGCGCGGCCTGTCCACGTCCAACATGCTGTCGGCGTCCGTCGACCGCGCCCTCGTCCAGGCCGCCGCGGAGGTCGTGGTCCTCGCCGACCACACCAAGCTCGGCACCGACACGATGTTCCAGACGGTGCCGACCGACGTCATCACCCGCCTGGTCACCGACGAGCCGCCCGCGCACGACGACCGTGCCGCCACCGAGCTGCAGGCGCTCGCCGACCAGGGCGTGCAGATCGCTGTCGCGGGGGCCTCGGGAAACCACTCGGCGGGTGAGCAGGGGCCCGCGGCGCGTCAGCGGGGGGTGCCCGGGCCCCGGCGGAGTCAGCTGCCCGGGGCCGGGCTGCGGTCGGCCTCCGTACTGGGGGAGCAGCCCGCGGGCACCGAACGGGGGCGCGTCGCGGATCTGCGGCGCCGTTAGCTCTCCGGGTCCGGTGGGTTCGTGGACCGTGCGTGGGCGGTGCCCCGGATGTCGTGCGGCCGCGGGTGCGCCGTGGCTGGTCGCGCAGTTCCCCGCGCCCCTTGAGGTGGGTGCCGTTCGGCCGGGTTCGGGGCCAGTGGGGTGGTCCCGTGCTTCTCGGTCCGGCCGATGTCAGGCGCGCCAAAAAGCGCGACGCCCAGCAGACCGGATAACCGGTCCACCGGGCGTCACCTGAGTGCGGGCGTCAGTCCTTGATCTCGCAGATCGCGGCGCCGGACGTGATGGAGGCGCCGACCTCGGCACCCAGGCCCTTGATGGTGCCCGCCTTGTGGGCGTTGAGGGGCTGCTCCATCTTCATGGCCTCCAGGACGACGACCAGGTCGCCCTCCTTGACCTCCTGGCCCTCCTCGACCGCCACCTTCACGATGGTGCCCTGCATGGGCGAGGCGAGGGTGTCGCCGGAGGCGACGGGGCCGGACTTCTTGGCGGCGCGGCGCTTCGGCTTGGCGCCGGCGGCGAGGCCGGTGCGGGCCAGGGACATGCCCAGCGACGACGGGAGGGAGACCTCCAGGCGCTTGCCGCCGACCTCGACGACGACGGTCTCACGGCCGCCGGTGTCCTCGTCCGCCTCGACGTCGGCGGGGGCGGTGAAGGGCTTGATGTCGTTGACGAACTCGGTCTCGATCCAGCGGGTGTGGACCGTGAACGGGTCGGCGGAGCCGGTCAGCTCGGGGGCGAACGCCGGGTCCCGGACGACCACGCGGTGGAACGGGACGGCGGTGGCCATGCCCTCGACCTGGAACTCGTCCAGGGCGCGCGCGGCCCGCTCCAGGGCCTCCTTGCGGGTGCGGCCGGTGACGATCAGCTTGGCGAGCAGGGAGTCCCAGGCCGGGCCGATGACCGAGCCGGACTCCACGCCCGCGTCCAGCCGGACACCGGGGCCCGACGGCGCGTCGAAGCGGGTGACCGTACCGGGAGCCGGGAGGAAGCCGCGGCCCGGGTCCTCGCCGTTGATGCGGAACTCGAAGGAGTGGCCGCGCAGCTCCGGGTCGCCGTAGCCCAGCTCCTCGCCGTCGGCGATACGGAACATCTCGCGGACCAGGTCGATGCCGGCGACCTCCTCGGTCACCGGGTGCTCGACCTGGAGGCGGGTGTTGACCTCCAGGAAGGAGATCGTGCCGTCCTGGCCGACCAGGAACTCACAGGTGCCGGCGCCCTCGTAGGCGGCCTCCTTGAGGATGGCCTTGGAGGCGCGGTACAGCTCGGCGACCTGCTCGTCCGACAGGAACGGCGCGGGCGCCTCCTCGACGAGCTTCTGGTGGCGGCGCTGGAGCGAGCAGTCACGGGTGGAGACGACGACCACGTTGCCGTGCTTGTCGGCCAGGCACTGCGTCTCCACGTGGCGCGGCCGGTCGAGGTAGCGCTCGACGAAGCACTCGCCGCGGCCGAAGGCGGCGACGGCCTCGCGGACGGCGGAGTCGTACAGCTCCGGGACCTCTTCGAGGGTGCGGGCGACCTTCAGGCCGCGCCCGCCACCGCCGAAGGCGGCCTTGATCGCGATCGGCAGGCCGTGCTCCTCGGCGAAGGCCACGACCTCGTCGGCGCCGGACACCGGGTCGGACGTGCCGGCGACCAGCGGCGCGCCGGCGCGCTGGGCGATGTGCCGGGCGGCGACCTTGTCACCGAGGTCACGGATGGCCTGCGGCGGCGGGCCGATCCAGATCAGACCGGCGTCCAGGACCGCCTGAGCGAACTCGGCGTTCTCCGAGAGGAAGCCGTAACCGGGGTGGATGGCGTCCGCACCGGACTCGCGGGCGGCGTTCAGCACCTTCTCGATGTCCAGGTAACTGGTCGCCGGAGTGTCACCGCCCAGGGCGAACGCCTCATCCGCGGCGCGGACGTGCAGAGCGTCCCGGTCCGGGTCGGCGTATACGGCCACGCTCGCGATCCCGGCATCCCGGCAGGCCCGGGCAACGCGGACAGCGATTTCGCCACGGTTGGCGATGAGCACCTTGCGCACGATTGAGGCTCCCTCCTTGAAACAAGCCGAGTTTAGGGACTGCCGACGAGCCACTACGACCCGTCCCCAATGGTGAGCTTGCCCACACGGAGCGTGATGCCAGGCCCGCTCGACCCACGAAAGCCCTTGTCGCGCCTTGGTACGCGGGACTCCACCGGAAAACCCTAGCCCCGTCATGTGGCCAAGGTCTCTGTGAGAGCGTGCTGCGGGCCACTCGGTTTCTTTGTGGAGTCCCTACGAATGGCCCAATGATTCTTTGCCGCCGGACGAACCCTTGTCCCTCGCTTTGCCCTCCCCAAAGCTCTTCACGAGCAGGGGGGACCCCCATGTAGCGTGCGCGATGACACGAACGTACTTCGGGTAACAGCAGCTCTGCTCGGGCTGAGGTCGAAAGTGGGTGGGGACCGGTGTTGCGCAGACCGGTGGCGTGGGTCGTGGCGTTCGTCCTCTTGGCCGAGGCGTTCACGATCGGAGCACTGAACTGGTTCCTCGGAGTGGTCGTGGACCACCAGAAGATGTCCCTGGCCGGTCTCGACCCCGACGTGATGTCGATGTCCTCGAAGATCGGCGGCGTGGTCTTCGGCCTCTACTTCGCCCTGTGCGCCCTGGTGGCCCTGCTGGTCGCGATACGCGACCGCGCGCCCGCCGGCCTCGGGCGTGTCCTGCTCATCAGCGCCGCGGTGGTGCACGCCCTGCTGGGCGCCTTCTGCTGGGGCCCGGTGGGCCGGCCCGCGTTCCTGTTCATGGTCGTGGTGTTCGCGCTGATCCTCCTGCTCCTGATGACGTACGACCGCCAGGACGACGCCGGCCGGCAGCGGGCCGCCGGCGCCCCTGGGGCGAGCGGCGACCCCGAGGCGCTGCCCGGACCGGTCGCGCCGCCGCAGGGGGCCGATGAGCGCAAGACCCTGTCCGCGCCGGCCGCAACTCCGGAAGAAGGCGGGCCGCACGGCCGTACGGGTGAGCGGGGCGAGGGGGCCGAGGGGGACGTGGAGCGCGGCGGGCCGCACGACACCGTCCCCGCGCAGGTCACTCTGCCGGTGCCCACAACTCGGTGATGCCGACACCCAGTTCGGCCAGCAGCCGGCGGACCAGGGGCAGGCTGATGCCGATCACGTTGCCGTGGTCGCCGTCGATGCCCTCGATGAACGGCGCCGAGCGGCCGTCCAGGGTGAAGGCCCCGGCCACGTAGAGGGGTTCGCCCGAGGCGACGTAGGCCGCGATCTCCTCGTCCGAGGGGTGCCCGAAACGCACCAGCGTGGAGGCGGTCGCGGACACGTACCGCTTGGCCGTCGTGTCCCAGACGCAGTGCCCCGTCTGCAGGATGCCGGCCCGCCCGCGCATCGCCTTCCAGCGGGCGGTGGCCTCCTCGGCGT comes from the Streptomyces sp. NBC_00820 genome and includes:
- a CDS encoding gamma-glutamylcyclotransferase, with translation MSLYAAYAGNLDARLMSRRAPHSPLRAIGWLNGWRLTFGGEQLGWEGALATLVEGPGAQVFVGLYDLTPADEESLDRWEGVGLGIYRRVRVRAHTLDGEEPAWAYVLNGYEGGLPSARYLGEIADAAESAGAPHDYVMELRKRPC
- a CDS encoding NAD(P)H-quinone dehydrogenase → MGDVTRIVIIGGGPGGYEAALTAAQLGAEVTVVDCDGLGGASVLTDCVPSKTLIATAEVMTTFDSSYEELGIIVADDTPHVEQAARVVGVDLGKVNRRVKRLALAQSHDITASVTRAGARVMRGRGRLEGMQALDGSRKVVVTAADGTEETLVADAVLIATGGHPREVPDAQPDGERILNWTQVYDLTELPEELIVVGSGVTGAEFAGAYQALGSKVTLVSSRDRVLPGEDPDAAAVLEDVFRRRGMNVMARSRAQSAKRVGDRVEVTLADGRVISGSHCLMAVGAIPNSAGLGLEEAGVRLKESGHIWTDRVSRTSAPGVYAAGDVTGVFALASVAAMQGRIAMYHFLGDTVSPLNLKTVSSNVFTDPEIATVGYTQADVDAGKIEARAVKLPLLRNPRAKMQGIRDGFVKIFCRPGTGIVVGGVVVAPRASELIHPISIAVDNNLTVEQIANAFTVYPSLSGSIAEVARQLHGRKASAEA
- a CDS encoding purine-nucleoside phosphorylase; amino-acid sequence: MNASLLPDDIQGDPYAAADAAAARLRELTGAETHDVALVMGSGWAPAVDALGAPDAEFQVTELPGFPPPAVEGHGGKIRSYSFGDKRALVFLGRTHYYEGRGVAAVAHGVRTAVAAGCKTIVLTNGCGGLREGMRPGQPVLISDHLNLTATSPIVGANFVDLTDLYSPRLRALCKEIDPSLEEGVYAQFPGPHYETPAEIRMARVIGADLVGMSTVLEAIAAREAGAEVLGISLVTNLAAGMTGEPLNHEEVLQAGRDSAARMGQLLTQVLGRL
- a CDS encoding DeoR/GlpR family DNA-binding transcription regulator, with amino-acid sequence MFAAERRQLILEMVRANGAVSLRELARVVQTSEVTVRRDVRALEAEGLLDRRHGGAVLPGGFTRESGFPQKSHLATAEKTAIADLAAGLVEEGEAIVVGAGTTTQELARRLARVPGLTVVTNSLLVAQALAHANRVEVVMTGGTLRGSNYALVGSGAEQSLQGLRVSKAFLSGSGLTAERGLSTSNMLSASVDRALVQAAAEVVVLADHTKLGTDTMFQTVPTDVITRLVTDEPPAHDDRAATELQALADQGVQIAVAGASGNHSAGEQGPAARQRGVPGPRRSQLPGAGLRSASVLGEQPAGTERGRVADLRRR
- a CDS encoding Maf family protein, which translates into the protein MTDQPRRRLVLASQSPARLGLLRQAGLAPEVIVSGVDEDAVTAPTPAELALALAEAKASVVAARPEVQGALVIGCDSVLELDGQALGKPADAEEATARWKAMRGRAGILQTGHCVWDTTAKRYVSATASTLVRFGHPSDEEIAAYVASGEPLYVAGAFTLDGRSAPFIEGIDGDHGNVIGISLPLVRRLLAELGVGITELWAPAE
- a CDS encoding acetyl/propionyl/methylcrotonyl-CoA carboxylase subunit alpha, translating into MRKVLIANRGEIAVRVARACRDAGIASVAVYADPDRDALHVRAADEAFALGGDTPATSYLDIEKVLNAARESGADAIHPGYGFLSENAEFAQAVLDAGLIWIGPPPQAIRDLGDKVAARHIAQRAGAPLVAGTSDPVSGADEVVAFAEEHGLPIAIKAAFGGGGRGLKVARTLEEVPELYDSAVREAVAAFGRGECFVERYLDRPRHVETQCLADKHGNVVVVSTRDCSLQRRHQKLVEEAPAPFLSDEQVAELYRASKAILKEAAYEGAGTCEFLVGQDGTISFLEVNTRLQVEHPVTEEVAGIDLVREMFRIADGEELGYGDPELRGHSFEFRINGEDPGRGFLPAPGTVTRFDAPSGPGVRLDAGVESGSVIGPAWDSLLAKLIVTGRTRKEALERAARALDEFQVEGMATAVPFHRVVVRDPAFAPELTGSADPFTVHTRWIETEFVNDIKPFTAPADVEADEDTGGRETVVVEVGGKRLEVSLPSSLGMSLARTGLAAGAKPKRRAAKKSGPVASGDTLASPMQGTIVKVAVEEGQEVKEGDLVVVLEAMKMEQPLNAHKAGTIKGLGAEVGASITSGAAICEIKD